TGGCGTGTTCTTGATTTTTGAATAGTCCGCAACCTTGGTTGTTTTAATAAAATGGACGGTGAAAATACGCGCCTGTCGTCCGAACGCTTTGCCGACAAACCCCATGAGGCATTTCTACTCGACAGGTACTCCCGTTTCAATGCCCGTAAGCGCGCAATTTGAGATGGGCGCACTACTGAGACAAAACGTCACTTGACGTGATCTATTTTGGCTTAATTATCAGATAGCAATTATCCGGACAACAAATTGGCATTTCTTGTGCAGTGGAAAATCCCTATTTCTCAATTGATTTGATAACCGTTGTTCCTTTGAATTTTTCTTGGAAAATTTGTGCATCAGCTGCGCTTCCTACAATATCGCCAAAATGCATGGGGATAGCAACTTCTGGTTTGAATGTATTGGCTGCTTCGGCGGCCTCCTCGGCAGTCATAACGTAAGTTCCGCTCACTGGCAGCAAAGCGATGTCCACATGCAGCGATTTCATTTCCGGGATGAAGTCCGTGTCCCCGGCATGATAAATTTTCTTGCCATCCGACAATTTTATCACAAATCCCAGCCAGTTTTTTTCTCGCGGGTGAAAGCTTTTGTTAATGTTGTACGCCGGGATTGTCGCTATTTCCAACAAATCAAGCCTGACGACTTCATTCGGTTTGAGACTCAGTACATCGCCGTTCAGTTTATCTGTGACGTCTTTGGGACCAATAATCCGACTGTCAATTTTGCTTATTTTTTCAATATCCGGATGGGAAAAATGGTCATAGTGGCTATGAGTGACAAAAATGTAATCAGCCTGAGGCCCGTCCGCCGGTAATTTCCAGGGATCAATGTACAAAACCCTTCCGGCATTCTCAATGATAAAGCTATCGTGACCGAGCCAATGAATAAAATCAGTTTTCATTTGCTACCTCCTTGTTGGCAATCAAAATTATTGCTTTCCAAAATCAAAGGCAAAACTTGTGGCGTCGATTCTACTCATTTTAAGTTATTAGCGCCCGAAATTGTTCCAATTCCCGGAGCAATTATCCGTCAAGTCGATTAAATTTTAAAAAATTAGCGCGAAACGAGCGAGCGAAGCGGGATTGCTCGCAAAAATTGATTCCGTTATCGATTCCATAATTGAGCGTTTTTGATAATTTTCTTAACTTTTCAAATGTTTCCACCGGAAAATCTTCCCGCGCCAGTGGATAAAGAGTGTTGTTGGTGAGAAGCGGATCAATATTCGGGGGCATGTTGTACAATTCAACCGAGCGCTGCCAATCTTTTGTTCCCGGTAGCGGCGAAAAAGACGTGAGCCTCACTTTTGCGCCCAAACTGACGACAAAAAGCATGCTTTCGATAACTTCGTCGACTGTTTGGCCCGGAATTCCCATGATGACGTAGGCATCAATCTGGCGCGCCTGATAGCCGGCTGCGACTAAATTATTAACCGCCTGAGCCAGGCTGTCGTCGGACACTTTATTTCCCATTTCTTTCTGGCGCGATTTGTTAATCGTCTCGTAGCTCAAGCGGATAGTTTTGAAATTAGCGAGGTACATTGTGCGCGCTAATTCAGGAGTAATTTCCCGAGGATGAACGCCATTCGGGGTGTGAAAAGAAATTTGAAATTGGTTTTCAATGACGTGCCGCAGAATGACTTCGATGTGTTTTTCGTGGTTGACAAACAGCGCATCGTCGAAAAAGGCGAAAAAACGGACGTGACGCTTGTAGTAGAAATAGCGGATTTCATCGATCACTGCCTGCGGATCTTTTTGCCTGAATTTGCCGGAAAGCAAAAACGAGGCGCAAAATGAACATCGAAACGGACAACCGACTGATGTGAACAATGGCGCCGACGCTAATTTCCTATAATGGCGAAATGTTGGTTCGGGAAAAGGCGGCGGCATCAACGGAAGATCGTGTTGAAATCCCGCAATTGCAGCGACCAATTTCAGCGCCTCGATTTCGCCCTGGCCTTTGACCACAAAATCAGCGCCCATATTGTCCCGCGCATGATCGAAACACAGCGTGGCGTAAATTCCGCCTAAAATTATCGGCACGCCGGGAAATTTTTTCTTTGCCAATTCAATCGCTAATTTTACGCCCGGGTACCAGTAGGTCATTCCTGAAGTCACTAAAATTGCCATCGGAGGCGGAACCGCATCCATAGCTCGCAAAAATGCATCTATCGGCAAACCGTAGCGCGCATAGCGTCGTCTCGGAATACTTTTGGTGAAATTTGGATTTTCAACCGGCGTACGGATAAATTTTCCCGTGCCGTATTTTTTGTTTTTCGTTTTTGGCGCAAGCGGATGAAATCGATCCAAGCAATCAATGAGATGGGTCTGGTAGCCATATTCTTCCAGGAAATTAGCGACAGACAACAAACCCACTGGCTTAATCCAAAAATCGTACGCCGCAAAATCGTAAATCCACGGATTAATAAGAAGGACATTATTATTTTTCATAATAACAAAGGAAATTTTTTCCAATAAAAAAGGTCTCACGAAGAGACCTTGATTAGTCGGGGCGAGAGGATTTGAACCTCCGGCCTCCTACTCCCGAAGCAGGCGCGCTGACCGGGCTGCGCTACGCCCCGAAAAATAATAATATTTTACTACGCCGATAAAATTAAGTTTCAGATTTTCCGATAATAAATGAAATCAAAAAACAAATTACAGTAATGACAATGGCAAACATGAGTTCAGTCGTGCCGTGGGGCATTCCCGGATAAATACTGTACAACGAGGCAATAACCAGCCCCAGAATAAAATAAAAAGTTTCTTTGGGAAATTTTTTCAACAAAATGTCGATGATTTTAGCGAAAATGAAAATTCCCAACATAATTCCCACGCCTACGATGAGCAAAGGGACAACATTTCGATCCGCCACGCAACTTGTCACAATATAATACTGACCCATTAAAAGCATGATGAATGAGCCGCTAATTCCCGGCACAATCATGGATCCACCGGCAAAAAATCCGGCGACTACCAGCAGCATGGCAGCATTAAAACTGAGGTTGAAAGCAACGTCCACAGCTTCTGTTTTTTCAACTCCGGGAAAAGCAAATTCAAACAGCAAAATTATTCCCGCACCGACAAAAAAGGAAATGATAGATGCAGTGCTCGGTTTCATCTCATCATGGCTTTTGTAAATAGATGGAATGGAACCGGCAATCAACCCCACAAAAGCCAGATTCGTGTAAATAAAATAATTCTCCAGCAAAAATTTCATCAATTTTGCCGAGAGGAAAATAACTGTCACCGCGCCAATGGCAATTTTAGCCAGAAAAATGACGTATTCTTTGCGCTTTTGTTTGTCGGTGACAAAATTGCTGATCGCTTCTATCAGGTATTCATAAATTCCCAGCACAACTGCTATCGTGCCTCCGGAAACGCCCGGGATAATATTGGCAACCCCGATAGCGCCGCCTTTCACGATCAGTAAAATATCCTTTTTCACATTTTTCATTTTAATTTTTCCCCAAAGATGTCTGCCCTGAGCTGATGACTTTTGTCAAAAACCAAAACGCTATTCCTCCCACCCCTGCTTTCCGATCAACGGCACAAATACACAACCACAAATAGCTTTTGAGATGAAAGAATCGCCTCTCTTTTGAACTAATTGCAGCGTTTGCTGAAAATGAGACCCTACCGGAATCACCATTTTCCCTGTTTTTCTCAATTGTCGCACTAGTGAGTCCGGCACCACCGGCGCGGCAGCGGAGACAATAACCGCATCGAACGGCGCTTTCTCTCCCCAGCCATCAGAGCCGTCATCAATTTTATAATTAATATTGTAATAGCCCATCTCTGTCAGAATTTGTTTCGCGTGCTCAGCTAAAATTCTATGTCTCTCAACAGTAAAAACTTTGCCAAAGACTTCAGCCAAAATCGCCGTCTGATAGCCGGAACCCGTTCCGATCTCTAATACGGATTTGTCAGCCGCTGGATCTGCTAATTCAGTCATAAGCGCGACCATGTATGGCTGTGAAATTGTCTGGGAACACTCGATGGGCACCGGAGAATCATTGTATGCATGAGACCAGTGCTTTTTTTCAATAAAAAGATGCCGCGGGACGCGCCCCATGGCTTCGAGGACCGTTTTGTTTCTGATACCCCTTTTTTTAATCTGATTCTCGACCATGTGTTGCCGAGCGTCACAAAAGTTATCCATGATAAATAACAATCAAAAGTTAAAGTGTGGCAAAGATAAGAAAAAATTTCTTTTTATGCAAGAGATTTTTCGTGTAAAAAATAGCTTCATGAAACTTGAAAAATCTCGTCGTGCAATTTTAAATGCAGCCCAATGCATGCTTCTGCCGATTTTGAAGCATAAAAATTGGAGTTTAGGGTCAAAAAATAAAAAAAATGCTTGACATTAATTTTCTCAAATATTATATTTGCCGTGTAATTTATTTGCTATTGTCAAGAATTAACAATATTAATTTTACTTGATTTTATTTCTCAATAACTTTAACATTGTCTGAAAATAATAGGCATTCTCATATTTCAGATGCAGAATAAAAATTAATGGAAGAAAGTTTTCTTTCAAAAAATTTGTGTGGCGCAATAATTTTAGCCGGCGGCAAAAGTAGCCGCTTTGGTTCGGACAAAACGCTGGTCGATTTTCAGGGTGCGCCTTTACTCCTACGAGTAGTCAATATCGTTAAAAATTTCACAAGGGATATTGTCATCGTGACCAACTCGCCGGAAAAGTTGACTTTTCTTCCCTATCGAAAAGAGAGGGATTTAATCGCCAACTGCGGTCCCCTGGGCGGCATTTATACCGGTCTTTGCCACTCAAACCATGAGAAAAATATCGTCGTGCCGGCAGATATGCCCTTTATTTCAGCCGAATGCATTCAGTACTTGCTTGACCAGAGCGAAAAAGCTGATGTCACCGTGCCTGTTCACGACAATAAATACGAACCGTTATGCGCTATTTACTCTAAAAGTTGCATCCCGATAATAAAAAAACAATTGGAATCCGGCGACAATCAGGTTTTTGCTTTTTACGACAAGGTGAATACGATGAAGCTTAATTTTGGGGAAGAGCTACACTTTTATCACCGTCACATTTTTTACAACATCAATTCTGTTCGTGATCTGGAACGTCTTAATTTTTCATGGCCGGTTTTAAAGCGCGTCATCACTAATTTGGGTGTAAAATGAAAGTACGACTCCATTATAGCAACAGAGACATTGCGCTACTGTCTCTGTTGTCGGGAATGTGGGCGCTGATTGAGATCAATTTGGGTCTCATTCTTCGCGCTTTTAAATTGCCCTTTTCCGGAGCTATTTTATCATTTTTTGGCCTTGTCATTTTGTTTCTGGCGCGCGATGTTATTCCCCAGCGTGGCACGTCAATTTTATTGGGGATTTTGACTTCTTACTTGAAGTTGATTTTTTTAGGCGCTTTAGCCTTCTTCCCTATTATGGCAATTTTAATCGAGTCTTCTTTAGTGGAAATAAGTTTGAGCCGCGGAAAGATTAATAGAACGAATATGACCATCGCCGCAATTCTTGCCATGCTTTGGAGTTTGCTTCATCCTTTTTTCACGCAAGGACTTTTGTCGGGCTGGGGAATTTCCCGAGTCTATTCCACCTTTTTCGTGAGAAGCGCTGAAATATTTGGCATCCCCCCACAAAACATTTTAATCGTGGTGTCGATTGTCATCATGTTTCACTGTGTGTTGGGAGTTTTGGCGTCTATTGTGGGGTGGAGACTGACCCGGCAGCTCTATTTTCTGTTTTCGACTCAACAAGTACGCGAGCATTATCAAAATTTGTATTAGAGTTTTGCGCCAATTGTTTTAAGCTGTTAATTTTTTCAGCAGTATGAAAATTTTGCTTTTTCAAGGCAATAAATTCAGGCAAAGAATTGATTAGCGAAAAGGTAGCCAAAACTCAAAAACAGACTAAATAACTTGTAATTCTAATCGGATGGGAAGAATTATGTCAAAAAAACTTAATCGTCGTGAGTTCATTAAAATTTCTTCGTTGGGGTTAGGCGGAGCGACTCTTGGCGCCAGTCTTTTCGATCCCTTTGATCTGATGGGAAAAGCGAAAGGATTTGCCGGGCCCAACATTGAAAAATTCCCTACTTACTGTGAGATTTGTTTTTGGAAATGCGCTGGCTGGGCTGTCAAAAAGGACGGTCAGCCGTGGAAAATTGAGGGCAATGAAAACGATCCTCTGTGTAACGGAAGATTGTGCCCCAGAGGAACCGGAGGCATCGGCGCTTATCTTGACGATGAAAGATTAAAAACGCCTCTCATCAGAACCGCCGAGCGCGGAAAGCAAACATTCCGCGAAGCCACCTGGGACGAGGCGCTGGACTACATTGCCCAAAAAATGGAAATGATCAAAGAAAAATACGGCCCCGAATGTTTCGCCCTATTCAGCCACGGCACTGGCGGCACTTTTTTCAAAAATTTGCTTCGCGCCTACGGCAGCGACAATGTTACCGCGCCATCTTACGCCCAGTGCCGCGGTCCTCGTGAAGATGCCTACTATTTTACTTTCGGCGAAATCATCGGCTCACCGCCGAACACAGATATTAAAAATGCGGATTGCCTGGTATTGATCGGCTCGCACCTTGGCGAAAACATGCACAATACTCAGGTACAAGAATTTGCAGAATTGATCCAGCGCGGCGGTACAATTATTTCTGTTGATCCGCGATTTTCCGTCGCCGCCAGCAAAGCGAAATATTGGCTCCCCATTAAACCGGCGACCGATTTGGCGCTTTTGCTCGCCTGGATTAACGTGATTGTTGAGGAAAAACTTTACGACAAAGATTACGTCGCACGCTACACCCACGGCTTTGAAGAACTCAAAGCAGAGGTGAAAAACTACACTCCGGAATGGGCATATCCGATCACTACTATTTCGCCGGATTTGATTCGAAAAACGGCTCGGGAAATGGGAAAAGCAGCTCCGCGAGTAATCATCCATCCGGGTCGGCATGTGACCTGGTACGGTGATGATACGCAGCGAGTGCGAGCGGGCGCAATTTTGAATGCGCTTCTGGGAAGCTGGGGCAGAAAAGGCGGATTTTTCTTCCCGGCAAAAAAGAAAGTGCCGAAATATCCCCTTCCCAAATACCCCAAACCAAATATGACATGGTGGGATTTGAACCCAAACAAATACCCGTTGGCTTCGGAGATTTTGGCGCAAGGTCTCTGCGATGCTACGGTGCCTTCCCTCGACAGAAAATGTTCCATCAGAGGCTGGATCGTTTACGGCGTAAATATTCCTACGAGTATTCCCAATTTTCCAAAAGTACTCGAGGGAATTCAAAATCTGGAATTGCTCGTCGCCATTGACACCATGCCTTCTGAAATCACCGGCTGGGCAGATGTCGTGTTGCCGGAATGTACTTATCTGGAACGTTACGATGATTTGCGTATTTCCCAGGGACGAATTCCGACGGTGGCGCTGCGGGCGCCGGTTTTCAAGCCGCGCTGGCAATCAAAACCAGGGTCCTGGATTGCCAAGGAATTGGCAAAAAAACTCGGGTTGGAAAAATATTTTCCGTGGAAAAATATGGAAGAATATCTTGACTTTCGATTGAAAAAAATTGGCTCATCTCTGGAGGAAATGAAAAAGATCGGGGTGAAAAAATTTGACTGGGATCAGCCGCTTTACGGTCTGGATGGCGAAGATTTCGAATTTAACACCGATACCGGTAAAATTGAATTATCCTCGACAGTTTTGGCGGAGAGCGGATTTGATTCTATTCCAAAATACACTCGCCATGAGGAACCAGGGGAAGGCTATTATCGGCTGCTCTATGGTCGTGCGCCGATGCATACTTTTGGCCGTACAACAAACAATCCCATTCTTGTCCAACTGATGAATGAAAACCAAGTCTGGATAAACACCGACGTTGCAAAAGAATGGGGCATCGAAAACGGCCAGTATATCAAATTGGAAAACCAGGACGGCGTTGTGAGCAATAAAATTAAAGCAAAAGTAACCGAGCGCATTCGCCGGGACTGCGTTTTTATGGTGCACGGTTTCGGTCACCGGAGCAAAATGATGAAGCGGTCTTACCTGAAAGGCGCCGACGATAATCAGCTCATTACAAAAGTACTGGAAGATCCGATTATGGGCGGAACAGGAATGCGCGGCAATTTTGTTACTTTTAAAGTGGAGGAAGCGTAATGGCAAAATATGCAATGGTCATCGATACGAAAAAATGTGTCGGCTGCAGCGACTGCGTTGTGGCATGCAAGACAGAAAATCAGACGCCTGAAGGCTTTCATCGTGATTGGATTGTTCAGCAGACTCATGGCACATACCCGAATCTGGCGTTGGAAATTCGCTCGGAGCGCTGCAACCACTGCGAAAATCCGCCC
The genomic region above belongs to Calditrichota bacterium and contains:
- a CDS encoding MBL fold metallo-hydrolase, whose protein sequence is MKTDFIHWLGHDSFIIENAGRVLYIDPWKLPADGPQADYIFVTHSHYDHFSHPDIEKISKIDSRIIGPKDVTDKLNGDVLSLKPNEVVRLDLLEIATIPAYNINKSFHPREKNWLGFVIKLSDGKKIYHAGDTDFIPEMKSLHVDIALLPVSGTYVMTAEEAAEAANTFKPEVAIPMHFGDIVGSAADAQIFQEKFKGTTVIKSIEK
- a CDS encoding radical SAM protein; its protein translation is MEKISFVIMKNNNVLLINPWIYDFAAYDFWIKPVGLLSVANFLEEYGYQTHLIDCLDRFHPLAPKTKNKKYGTGKFIRTPVENPNFTKSIPRRRYARYGLPIDAFLRAMDAVPPPMAILVTSGMTYWYPGVKLAIELAKKKFPGVPIILGGIYATLCFDHARDNMGADFVVKGQGEIEALKLVAAIAGFQHDLPLMPPPFPEPTFRHYRKLASAPLFTSVGCPFRCSFCASFLLSGKFRQKDPQAVIDEIRYFYYKRHVRFFAFFDDALFVNHEKHIEVILRHVIENQFQISFHTPNGVHPREITPELARTMYLANFKTIRLSYETINKSRQKEMGNKVSDDSLAQAVNNLVAAGYQARQIDAYVIMGIPGQTVDEVIESMLFVVSLGAKVRLTSFSPLPGTKDWQRSVELYNMPPNIDPLLTNNTLYPLAREDFPVETFEKLRKLSKTLNYGIDNGINFCEQSRFARSFRANFLKFNRLDG
- a CDS encoding molybdopterin-dependent oxidoreductase yields the protein MSKKLNRREFIKISSLGLGGATLGASLFDPFDLMGKAKGFAGPNIEKFPTYCEICFWKCAGWAVKKDGQPWKIEGNENDPLCNGRLCPRGTGGIGAYLDDERLKTPLIRTAERGKQTFREATWDEALDYIAQKMEMIKEKYGPECFALFSHGTGGTFFKNLLRAYGSDNVTAPSYAQCRGPREDAYYFTFGEIIGSPPNTDIKNADCLVLIGSHLGENMHNTQVQEFAELIQRGGTIISVDPRFSVAASKAKYWLPIKPATDLALLLAWINVIVEEKLYDKDYVARYTHGFEELKAEVKNYTPEWAYPITTISPDLIRKTAREMGKAAPRVIIHPGRHVTWYGDDTQRVRAGAILNALLGSWGRKGGFFFPAKKKVPKYPLPKYPKPNMTWWDLNPNKYPLASEILAQGLCDATVPSLDRKCSIRGWIVYGVNIPTSIPNFPKVLEGIQNLELLVAIDTMPSEITGWADVVLPECTYLERYDDLRISQGRIPTVALRAPVFKPRWQSKPGSWIAKELAKKLGLEKYFPWKNMEEYLDFRLKKIGSSLEEMKKIGVKKFDWDQPLYGLDGEDFEFNTDTGKIELSSTVLAESGFDSIPKYTRHEEPGEGYYRLLYGRAPMHTFGRTTNNPILVQLMNENQVWINTDVAKEWGIENGQYIKLENQDGVVSNKIKAKVTERIRRDCVFMVHGFGHRSKMMKRSYLKGADDNQLITKVLEDPIMGGTGMRGNFVTFKVEEA
- a CDS encoding molybdenum cofactor guanylyltransferase, with amino-acid sequence MEESFLSKNLCGAIILAGGKSSRFGSDKTLVDFQGAPLLLRVVNIVKNFTRDIVIVTNSPEKLTFLPYRKERDLIANCGPLGGIYTGLCHSNHEKNIVVPADMPFISAECIQYLLDQSEKADVTVPVHDNKYEPLCAIYSKSCIPIIKKQLESGDNQVFAFYDKVNTMKLNFGEELHFYHRHIFYNINSVRDLERLNFSWPVLKRVITNLGVK
- a CDS encoding DUF368 domain-containing protein codes for the protein MKNVKKDILLIVKGGAIGVANIIPGVSGGTIAVVLGIYEYLIEAISNFVTDKQKRKEYVIFLAKIAIGAVTVIFLSAKLMKFLLENYFIYTNLAFVGLIAGSIPSIYKSHDEMKPSTASIISFFVGAGIILLFEFAFPGVEKTEAVDVAFNLSFNAAMLLVVAGFFAGGSMIVPGISGSFIMLLMGQYYIVTSCVADRNVVPLLIVGVGIMLGIFIFAKIIDILLKKFPKETFYFILGLVIASLYSIYPGMPHGTTELMFAIVITVICFLISFIIGKSET
- a CDS encoding protein-L-isoaspartate(D-aspartate) O-methyltransferase, which translates into the protein MDNFCDARQHMVENQIKKRGIRNKTVLEAMGRVPRHLFIEKKHWSHAYNDSPVPIECSQTISQPYMVALMTELADPAADKSVLEIGTGSGYQTAILAEVFGKVFTVERHRILAEHAKQILTEMGYYNINYKIDDGSDGWGEKAPFDAVIVSAAAPVVPDSLVRQLRKTGKMVIPVGSHFQQTLQLVQKRGDSFISKAICGCVFVPLIGKQGWEE